Proteins encoded together in one Planctomyces sp. SH-PL14 window:
- a CDS encoding polysaccharide lyase family 1 protein, which translates to MKASLFAVAVGVCLGAVSSIGLAQEAASTSPVVRAFPGAEGWGAASVGGRGGRVIRVTNLNGAGPGSLAEACAAAGPRIVVFDVSGVIRGDVRITQPHITIAGQTAPGAGITIEGLVSTYDHGVHDVIIRHLRVRPPRSTGQGGDCLQIGGLGPRRSGTYNVILDHLSVSWGNDEVIDLYHAHDVTVQWCSIEESDDQGHEKGAHNFGLISAAEDSGAVSLHHNLWAHHARRVPCLAPYRTNAAGDFCNNVVYNCRGGYTDDGHGARARSPVNLHRNYYRRGPQTMDRIYPYALSPEMDYYVADNHFEGWGDQGHPRHWRYGGGAGSVPRWIQFNNNGRELAEPAQVPPITTVDAKAAYEVVLAQAGCWPRDRVTKRTVEEVQGQSGQWGRNAPLKPTDEWFLEGLSPGTAPRDTDRDGLPDDWEQAHGLDLRDPADAGRIVPTGGSEGDRHRGYPYLEFYLNERADRLVPR; encoded by the coding sequence ATGAAAGCCAGTCTCTTCGCTGTCGCGGTCGGTGTTTGCCTGGGGGCGGTTTCGTCCATCGGCCTGGCCCAGGAAGCAGCCTCCACGTCACCCGTTGTTCGTGCGTTTCCTGGAGCCGAAGGCTGGGGAGCGGCCAGCGTCGGCGGGCGCGGTGGGCGGGTCATCCGCGTCACCAATCTCAACGGCGCCGGGCCGGGGAGCCTGGCCGAGGCGTGTGCCGCGGCGGGACCGCGGATCGTGGTCTTCGACGTGAGCGGCGTCATCCGCGGAGATGTCCGGATCACCCAGCCGCACATCACGATCGCCGGACAGACCGCGCCGGGCGCGGGGATCACCATTGAAGGGCTGGTCTCCACGTACGACCACGGCGTCCACGATGTCATTATCCGTCACTTGCGAGTTCGCCCGCCCCGCAGCACAGGCCAGGGGGGAGATTGTCTTCAGATCGGCGGCCTCGGGCCGCGACGGAGCGGGACGTACAACGTCATTCTCGACCACCTCTCGGTGAGCTGGGGAAACGACGAGGTCATCGACCTCTATCACGCCCATGACGTGACGGTCCAGTGGTGCTCCATCGAGGAATCGGACGATCAGGGGCATGAAAAGGGGGCCCACAACTTCGGACTGATCTCCGCAGCGGAGGACAGCGGAGCGGTGTCGCTGCACCACAACCTCTGGGCTCATCACGCCCGCCGCGTCCCCTGCCTCGCCCCGTACCGGACGAACGCGGCGGGGGACTTCTGCAACAACGTGGTCTACAACTGCCGCGGCGGATACACCGACGATGGCCACGGCGCCCGGGCCCGCAGCCCGGTGAACCTGCACCGGAACTACTACCGCCGCGGCCCGCAGACGATGGACCGGATCTATCCCTACGCCCTCTCTCCGGAGATGGACTATTACGTCGCGGACAACCACTTCGAGGGGTGGGGCGACCAGGGGCACCCGCGGCACTGGCGGTACGGGGGCGGCGCCGGGAGCGTGCCGCGGTGGATCCAGTTCAACAACAACGGCCGCGAGCTGGCGGAACCGGCGCAGGTTCCTCCGATCACCACTGTCGACGCCAAGGCGGCCTATGAGGTCGTCCTCGCCCAGGCCGGCTGCTGGCCGCGCGATCGGGTGACGAAACGGACGGTGGAGGAAGTCCAGGGACAGTCCGGCCAATGGGGCCGCAACGCCCCCCTGAAGCCGACCGACGAATGGTTCCTGGAGGGGCTGTCTCCCGGAACAGCCCCCCGGGACACGGATCGCGACGGTCTTCCCGACGACTGGGAACAGGCCCACGGACTGGACCTCCGCGATCCGGCCGACGCGGGCCGGATTGTGCCAACGGGTGGATCCGAGGGGGACCGGCACCGGGGGTATCCTTACCTCGAGTTCTATCTGAACGAGCGGGCCGACCGCCTTGTTCCCCGATAG
- a CDS encoding RNA polymerase sigma factor, whose amino-acid sequence MEREPSYTDDWTDRLKAGGPVRDHALAELTRLLTRGLAKSLSQRYGGGVLVEDVVQEAILRILASLDQFAGRSRFTTWAMTIATRIGIDELRRKHYRAVSLDSMTGAHLRIAVPAAGGELADGEVDRRRMLETLRMLIDTVLTEKQREATQGLLDGLPVEEIARRTGSNRNAVYKLVHDARMRLRDGFEAAGISPSDVNAVFA is encoded by the coding sequence GTGGAACGGGAGCCGTCATACACCGACGATTGGACAGACCGCCTGAAGGCCGGCGGCCCGGTTCGCGATCATGCCCTCGCGGAACTGACCCGGCTGCTGACCCGCGGTTTGGCGAAGTCGCTGTCCCAGCGCTACGGGGGAGGCGTCCTGGTGGAGGACGTCGTTCAGGAGGCGATCCTCCGCATCCTGGCCTCGCTCGATCAGTTCGCGGGCCGGAGCCGGTTCACAACCTGGGCGATGACGATCGCCACCCGTATCGGGATCGATGAGTTGCGGCGGAAGCACTACCGGGCGGTCTCGCTCGACTCGATGACGGGAGCGCACCTCCGTATCGCGGTCCCGGCGGCTGGAGGCGAGCTGGCGGACGGGGAAGTCGATCGTCGCCGCATGCTCGAAACGCTCAGGATGCTGATCGACACGGTCCTGACCGAGAAGCAGCGGGAGGCGACGCAGGGGCTCCTGGATGGCCTGCCGGTCGAGGAGATCGCCCGGCGGACCGGGAGCAATCGGAATGCGGTCTATAAACTGGTCCACGATGCGCGGATGCGGCTCCGCGACGGCTTTGAGGCGGCCGGGATCTCGCCCAGCGACGTGAACGCCGTTTTTGCCTGA
- a CDS encoding YkgB family protein: MSNVISARPQNVSALSDRESRPSGLTSLAARVEAAGQFAIPYSLVVVLVYIGALKFTAYEAEGISGLVRNSPLMSWTYSFFSVRGLSALIGSSELVIAGLIALRPWSARASAVGGLLAIGMFLTTLSFLFSTPGVVEASVGFPALSGMPGQFLLKDVVLLGAALWTLGDSLKALASGR; the protein is encoded by the coding sequence ATGTCCAACGTCATTTCGGCCCGGCCTCAGAACGTTTCCGCTCTCTCCGACCGCGAGAGCAGGCCGTCGGGGCTCACATCGCTGGCCGCTCGCGTGGAGGCCGCTGGGCAGTTCGCGATCCCGTACAGCCTCGTTGTGGTTCTGGTCTATATCGGGGCCTTGAAGTTCACGGCCTACGAGGCGGAAGGGATCAGCGGGCTGGTCCGCAACAGTCCGCTGATGTCCTGGACGTACTCGTTCTTCAGTGTGCGGGGCCTGTCGGCACTCATCGGGTCCTCGGAACTCGTGATCGCGGGCCTGATCGCCCTGCGTCCCTGGTCGGCCCGGGCGTCGGCGGTCGGCGGCCTGCTCGCGATCGGCATGTTCCTCACGACGCTCAGTTTCCTGTTTTCGACGCCGGGGGTCGTGGAAGCCTCGGTCGGATTCCCCGCGCTCTCCGGGATGCCGGGACAGTTCCTCCTCAAAGATGTGGTCCTGCTGGGGGCCGCCCTCTGGACGCTGGGCGATTCTCTGAAGGCGCTCGCCTCCGGACGGTAG
- a CDS encoding serine/threonine protein kinase, giving the protein MSSTVAAWFVTRIARAVHYAHTQGIVHRDLKPKNVLIDRDDHPRVADFGLAKRLEAESGVTLPGQIMGTASYMAPEQAEGDVERISPRSDIYSLGAILYCLVVGRPPFQAASVLETLKQIIERDPIPPRQVTPSIAVDIQTICLKCLAKNPADRYETAEALAEDLQRFLDGDAIVARMTCPLQRLWQRLRRLVRRTGLTTIGALLLAIVTTVVSIRQGIELRDKDAEITSLRVTIRSLVVHWALDPSLLESPPPDDGQGPDLLRRMRVATDDDFILDLLGARQPHALLWSVLNGTVHR; this is encoded by the coding sequence TTGTCGAGTACCGTTGCCGCCTGGTTCGTCACGCGGATCGCCCGAGCCGTTCACTACGCGCACACGCAGGGGATCGTCCACCGGGACCTCAAGCCAAAGAACGTCCTCATCGATCGGGATGACCACCCGAGGGTCGCGGATTTCGGCCTCGCCAAACGGCTGGAGGCGGAAAGCGGTGTGACCCTCCCCGGCCAGATCATGGGGACGGCCAGCTACATGGCTCCCGAGCAGGCCGAGGGAGACGTCGAACGGATCAGCCCCAGGTCCGACATCTACTCCCTTGGGGCGATTCTCTACTGCCTGGTCGTCGGCCGCCCCCCGTTTCAGGCGGCCAGCGTCCTCGAAACGTTGAAGCAGATCATCGAACGTGACCCGATTCCCCCGCGCCAGGTGACCCCCTCGATCGCAGTGGACATCCAGACGATCTGCCTCAAGTGTCTCGCCAAAAATCCGGCCGATCGGTACGAGACGGCGGAAGCGCTGGCTGAGGACCTGCAGCGTTTTCTGGATGGCGATGCCATCGTGGCTCGAATGACCTGCCCCCTGCAGAGACTGTGGCAGCGATTGCGGCGGCTGGTTCGCAGGACCGGTCTCACGACGATCGGGGCGCTCCTGCTGGCGATCGTCACCACGGTCGTCTCGATTCGGCAGGGGATTGAGCTAAGAGACAAGGATGCGGAGATCACCAGCCTCAGGGTGACCATACGGTCCCTGGTCGTTCATTGGGCTCTCGATCCCTCTCTCCTCGAATCGCCCCCGCCGGACGACGGTCAAGGCCCCGATCTCCTTCGCCGGATGCGTGTGGCGACGGACGACGACTTCATCCTGGACCTCCTGGGAGCAAGACAACCTCACGCGCTCCTCTGGAGTGTGTTGAACGGAACTGTGCACCGGTAG
- a CDS encoding ECF-type sigma factor codes for MNTPRPTDSQFAWFAEVARELRAIAERALSKERPGHSLQPTLLVNDAYFRLLKQRNVDRGNRNRVLAVGARIIRRRLVEYGRNRRRRVEQAPGATSETLMVSVAGSGEDFDIVDLNDALVALKKLHRRSAQVVELKYFGGLRNKEIAELLGVTRGTVHTDWRFAKAFLYDALKG; via the coding sequence ATGAATACTCCTCGTCCAACGGACTCCCAGTTCGCGTGGTTTGCCGAGGTCGCCCGCGAACTGAGAGCGATCGCGGAGAGGGCTCTCTCCAAGGAGCGGCCGGGGCATTCGCTCCAGCCCACCCTGCTCGTGAACGACGCCTACTTCCGACTGCTCAAACAGCGGAACGTCGACCGGGGCAATCGGAACCGGGTCCTGGCGGTCGGCGCGAGGATCATTCGGCGGCGTCTCGTGGAGTACGGACGAAATCGACGGCGGCGGGTGGAACAGGCGCCGGGTGCGACTTCGGAAACACTCATGGTTTCTGTCGCGGGGTCCGGCGAGGACTTCGACATCGTCGACCTGAACGACGCCCTGGTGGCCCTGAAGAAGCTGCACCGGCGATCCGCCCAAGTCGTCGAACTGAAGTATTTCGGCGGCCTCAGGAACAAGGAGATCGCCGAACTGCTGGGAGTCACGCGTGGCACCGTGCACACGGACTGGAGATTCGCGAAGGCGTTTCTCTACGACGCCCTGAAAGGATGA